One window from the genome of Cryptomeria japonica chromosome 6, Sugi_1.0, whole genome shotgun sequence encodes:
- the LOC131077796 gene encoding glucuronoxylan 4-O-methyltransferase 1 — translation MGFLQSTMRSGRGRQWQLQWQTMSIRVLLIGAFLIMLMLLIALRSGTSAGQGFEPQTACTASESVACAKLPVAVADALIHYVTTNITPQQTPGEINIAGAVLARRSPCNMLVFGLGYDSLMWATLNHGGRTLFLEEDKDWIAQIAQKHPELSVYHVFYPTALTQAPDLLVHGKSPPCHPSATLELKDSACRLALTNLPPEVLNTQWDAIMIDAPRGYFPEAPGRMTAIYTAAAMAKKRSNPGNTDIFVHDVDRPAEENFSNAFLCQENLVASEGRLWHFSVPAQPEESQDFCSAVAV, via the coding sequence ATGGGGTTTTTGCAGTCAACAATGAGGTCGGGCAGGGGAAGGCAGTGGCAATTGCAATGGCAGACGATGAGCATACGTGTGCTCCTAATCGGCGCCTTCTTGATAATGCTCATGCTACTCATAGCTCTGCGAAGCGGCACTTCTGCAGGTCAAGGGTTCGAACCCCAAACAGCCTGCACAGCGAGCGAATCTGTTGCCTGTGCAAAGTTGCCAGTGGCTGTGGCAGATGCCCTAATTCACTACGTCACCACCAACATTACACCGCAGCAAACCCCAGGGGAAATCAATATTGCGGGGGCCGTCCTGGCAAGGAGAAGCCCCTGCAATATGCTCGTCTTCGGGCTTGGCTACGACAGCCTAATGTGGGCCACGCTCAACCATGGCGGCCGCACACTTTTCCTGGAGGAAGACAAGGACTGGATCGCTCAAATTGCTCAAAAGCACCCGGAGCTTTCCGTGTACCATGTCTTTTACCCCACCGCTCTGACGCAGGCCCCTGATCTTCTCGTCCACGGCAAATCTCCACCCTGCCATCCTTCGGCGACTCTCGAGCTTAAGGACTCCGCTTGCAGGCTGGCGCTTACTAATCTTCCCCCTGAAGTCCTAAATACACAGTGGGACGCCATTATGATCGACGCTCCCAGGGGCTACTTTCCCGAAGCCCCCGGTCGCATGACGGCCATTTATACGGCGGCCGCCATGGCCAAGAAGCGGAGTAACCCAGGCAATACGGATATCTTTGTACATGATGTAGATCGGCCTGCGGAAGAGAATTTCTCCAACGCCTTTCTCTGCCAAGAGAATTTGGTGGCCTCTGAGGGCCGCCTCTGGCATTTCAGCGTTCCTGCTCAGCCGGAGGAGTCTCAGGATTTCTGTTCGGCAGTGGCAGTCTAA